In Providencia rettgeri, the following proteins share a genomic window:
- a CDS encoding ShlB/FhaC/HecB family hemolysin secretion/activation protein: MLNIRTLLNGSICFAFCFPALAKASLLKPDNTDNLFNRQTHQQQTLQQQFDAKSPDVNLSASIAKTRLQFPQETPCFLIEQVIVSGQDTFPHWVPIERLAGQAVGHCIGVDGINLLVTDVQNRLISHGWITSRVLVPEQDLSTGVLQLVVMPGKVQKVIFTDDSSQYSTLYTAMPAHSGNLLDLRDIEQGLENLQRLPTVQASMEMIPGDGPGETQIVINRQQSRYWHAGAWVDNTGSKSTGKNQAGVMLALDNPTSLSDLFYLTATRDLSFSSDKDTTNYSAHYSVPFGYWQFATTASDYEYTQTIAGANSDIEYRGKSKSLNLQLSNVLYRDATAKTTATYDLNLRETRNFVQNTEIENQKRRTTAWKLGLNHRQYVGQSTINVGASYQHGTRWFGAMPAFEEFRRKDSQDYATALAIVMQFNASASIPFTVAEQSLRFDTQYSRQISDRPLTPQDQFSIGNRWTVRGFDGERTLSADEGWTLRNTLSWSLPIPAQELYVGADYGKISGRWTNQNLGTHLAGGAIGLRGAITPANLSYDLSIGTPFSKPDGFRTDPATFAFSVNWNY; encoded by the coding sequence ATGCTTAATATACGTACCTTACTGAACGGATCAATTTGTTTTGCCTTTTGTTTTCCTGCTCTTGCAAAAGCGTCATTATTGAAACCAGATAACACAGATAACTTGTTCAATCGTCAAACGCATCAGCAACAAACGTTACAACAGCAGTTTGATGCAAAATCTCCCGATGTGAACTTATCTGCCTCCATTGCAAAAACACGTCTGCAATTTCCGCAAGAGACCCCTTGTTTTTTAATTGAGCAGGTTATTGTCAGTGGACAAGATACTTTCCCACATTGGGTACCTATCGAAAGGCTAGCGGGTCAGGCTGTTGGTCATTGTATTGGTGTTGATGGCATCAATTTATTAGTCACTGACGTACAAAATCGGCTGATTAGCCACGGCTGGATCACCAGTCGTGTATTGGTTCCTGAACAAGATTTATCAACAGGCGTTCTGCAATTAGTTGTCATGCCAGGCAAAGTACAAAAAGTCATTTTTACTGATGACTCATCACAATACAGTACGCTGTATACCGCAATGCCAGCCCATTCAGGTAATTTATTGGATTTGAGGGATATTGAGCAAGGCTTAGAAAACCTACAACGTTTGCCAACTGTACAAGCATCGATGGAAATGATCCCCGGTGATGGCCCGGGTGAAACCCAAATTGTGATCAACCGTCAGCAATCACGCTATTGGCATGCGGGCGCGTGGGTGGATAATACGGGTTCAAAAAGTACCGGTAAAAACCAAGCGGGCGTGATGCTTGCATTGGATAACCCGACTTCTCTCAGCGATCTTTTCTATCTTACAGCGACTCGCGATTTAAGCTTTTCTAGCGATAAAGACACTACCAACTACAGCGCGCACTACTCGGTGCCATTTGGTTATTGGCAGTTTGCCACCACCGCGAGTGATTATGAATACACTCAAACTATTGCTGGTGCAAATAGTGATATTGAATATCGCGGTAAAAGTAAAAGCTTGAATTTGCAACTGAGCAATGTGCTTTACCGTGATGCCACAGCGAAAACCACCGCGACCTATGATCTGAATTTGCGCGAAACCCGTAACTTTGTGCAAAACACTGAAATTGAAAATCAAAAACGGCGCACTACAGCGTGGAAGTTAGGTCTAAACCATCGCCAGTATGTGGGGCAATCAACCATTAATGTGGGGGCAAGTTACCAACACGGGACGCGTTGGTTTGGCGCTATGCCTGCTTTTGAAGAGTTTCGTCGTAAAGACTCTCAAGATTATGCGACAGCCCTCGCGATTGTGATGCAGTTTAACGCATCAGCTAGCATTCCTTTTACAGTGGCCGAACAATCGTTGCGTTTTGATACCCAGTATTCGCGTCAAATAAGCGACCGTCCCTTAACGCCTCAAGATCAATTTAGTATTGGTAACCGCTGGACGGTGCGCGGCTTTGATGGTGAGCGTACACTCAGTGCGGATGAAGGCTGGACACTTCGTAACACCTTATCATGGTCACTGCCTATTCCGGCTCAAGAGCTCTACGTTGGCGCTGATTACGGCAAAATCAGTGGGCGTTGGACTAACCAGAATCTAGGGACTCACCTTGCGGGTGGGGCGATTGGCCTACGTGGGGCAATAACCCCTGCCAATTTGAGTTATGACTTATCTATCGGTACTCCCTTCTCTAAACCTGATGGTTTTAGAACCGACCCTGCCACTTTTGCTTTCTCTGTAAACTGGAATTATTAA